The Synechocystis sp. PCC 7509 genome includes a window with the following:
- a CDS encoding Uma2 family endonuclease translates to MTPSKIQTATQILPLENGDRLSRIEFERRYTTMPKLKKAELIEGIAYMGSPVRVRSHGEPHAVIMALLSVYWIATPGVSLLDNATVRLDLDNEPQPDALLRIKSGGQSIVSDDDYLEGAPELVVEIAASSAAYDLYAKKQVYRRNGVQEYIVWQVFDRKLDWFSLTEGEYVLLQPDDNGVVRSLVFPGLWLAVPLLLAGEMLNAIAILQLGLNSPEHAQFIELLANQLS, encoded by the coding sequence ATGACTCCCTCAAAGATCCAAACAGCTACTCAAATCCTTCCTCTAGAAAATGGCGATCGCTTGTCTCGCATTGAATTTGAGCGCCGCTATACAACGATGCCAAAGTTAAAAAAAGCTGAACTAATTGAAGGAATAGCATATATGGGTTCGCCAGTAAGAGTTAGAAGTCACGGCGAACCTCACGCGGTAATTATGGCGCTGCTTTCGGTTTATTGGATTGCAACGCCAGGAGTTTCTTTGCTTGATAACGCTACCGTGCGCCTAGATTTAGATAACGAACCCCAACCCGATGCTTTACTAAGAATCAAATCCGGTGGACAAAGTATTGTTAGCGATGATGACTATCTAGAAGGAGCGCCGGAATTAGTTGTAGAAATAGCTGCTAGTAGCGCCGCTTACGATTTGTACGCTAAAAAACAGGTATATCGCCGCAATGGTGTTCAAGAATATATTGTTTGGCAGGTTTTTGATCGCAAACTAGATTGGTTTAGCCTTACTGAAGGGGAATATGTGCTTCTACAGCCCGATGACAATGGAGTAGTGCGAAGTCTTGTTTTTCCCGGTTTGTGGTTAGCTGTGCCTCTATTACTAGCAGGAGAAATGCTAAACGCGATCGCCATCTTACAGTTAGGATTAAATTCCCCAGAACACGCCCAATTTATCGAGCTTTTGGCTAATCAACTATCGTAA
- a CDS encoding TerB family tellurite resistance protein — MLNQENNVKQLVKILIGVAWLDGKIQPEERTYLNRVAQEKGVAQDPEIYPLLQELRQVETAECYQWVQDYLGNSPTTADYQKLLESISGIIYSDSDVDTEEAKLLTQLQSLEPGNNAPQPAHNAVIKEIQKLYRRWVEGQK, encoded by the coding sequence ATGTTAAATCAAGAAAATAATGTTAAACAGCTAGTCAAAATATTAATTGGCGTGGCTTGGCTTGACGGCAAAATTCAGCCAGAAGAACGCACTTATTTAAACCGAGTAGCGCAAGAAAAAGGTGTAGCTCAAGACCCAGAAATTTATCCCTTACTTCAGGAATTACGGCAAGTAGAAACAGCAGAATGTTACCAATGGGTGCAGGATTATTTAGGCAACTCTCCCACTACCGCCGACTATCAAAAACTGCTGGAATCCATTAGCGGTATAATCTATAGTGATAGTGATGTAGATACTGAAGAAGCAAAACTTTTGACTCAATTACAGTCTTTAGAGCCAGGAAATAATGCACCTCAACCCGCCCATAATGCAGTAATCAAAGAAATTCAAAAGCTTTACCGCCGTTGGGTTGAGGGTCAAAAGTAA
- the psb35 gene encoding photosystem II assembly protein Psb35: MINLLMQTAAQAAENGPHFPVSFTLVYVVGFIAAVSIGSIAWYNSKRPVGWEDKERPDVVPEVKKEVTPGIGEPKA, encoded by the coding sequence ATGATTAATTTATTAATGCAAACCGCCGCCCAAGCCGCAGAAAATGGCCCTCATTTTCCTGTATCTTTCACCTTAGTATATGTAGTTGGATTTATTGCGGCGGTATCAATTGGATCTATTGCTTGGTACAACTCTAAGCGTCCCGTAGGTTGGGAAGATAAAGAACGTCCTGATGTTGTCCCCGAAGTCAAAAAAGAAGTAACTCCTGGTATTGGCGAACCTAAAGCTTAA
- the folK gene encoding 2-amino-4-hydroxy-6-hydroxymethyldihydropteridine diphosphokinase: protein MQISEIKQCAIALGSNLGDSIGILTAALQVLAATPGIAVQKVSSWYITKPVGGIPQPDYLNGCALLEVQLLPQQLLKTLLGVEAKFGRVRKERWGARSIDLDLLLYEDLILDTPQLQLPHPHMNERAFVLVPLAEIAPNWIEPVSGLAIAQLVQAVNCSGVIKI, encoded by the coding sequence TTGCAAATTAGTGAAATTAAACAATGTGCGATCGCTCTTGGTAGTAATCTAGGCGATTCAATCGGTATTTTAACCGCCGCCTTGCAAGTATTAGCCGCAACTCCAGGTATTGCAGTACAGAAAGTTTCTAGTTGGTATATAACAAAGCCTGTAGGCGGAATCCCTCAGCCAGATTACCTAAATGGTTGCGCCTTGTTAGAAGTCCAATTACTACCCCAGCAATTACTCAAAACCTTACTAGGAGTAGAAGCCAAGTTTGGACGAGTGCGAAAAGAAAGATGGGGAGCAAGATCCATCGATCTTGATTTATTACTCTACGAAGATTTAATTTTAGATACTCCTCAATTACAATTACCGCATCCGCACATGAACGAACGTGCTTTTGTTCTCGTACCATTAGCAGAAATTGCTCCTAATTGGATTGAACCAGTTTCAGGACTTGCGATCGCTCAATTGGTGCAAGCGGTAAACTGTTCAGGAGTTATCAAAATTTAA
- a CDS encoding 16S rRNA (cytosine(967)-C(5))-methyltransferase: protein MEDSRQNAFIALSAVHKGAYADVALERVLSKNDLDPRSRGLVTELVYGSVRQMRLLDTLIDQLASKKADKQPPLLRTILHLGLYQLRYLSHIPPSAAVNTTVELAKKNGLSGLSGFVNGVLRQYLRIAETGIDPLQLPENPTERLGILHSYPDWIIDVWLEQFGFTATEQLCQWLNQPPKLDLRVNPLLSSIEKVETALQETGIDVSRVPYLPQALRINGSTGAIQNLPGFNDGWWTVQDSSAQLVSHLLDPQSGEFIIDACAAPGGKTTHIAELMGDQGTIWACDRTASRLRKLQQNTKRLQLKSIQIQVGDSRHFEQFIDKCDRLLLDVPCSGLGTLNRHADARWRQTPQSIQELSLLQAELISQGALFVKPGGVMVYSTCTLHPQENENIIANFLAQNTNWQIEPPAPNSPCFTFAKPAGWIKVLPYQDLMDGFFMVRLRKSQ from the coding sequence ATGGAAGATTCTCGCCAAAATGCCTTTATTGCTCTAAGTGCTGTCCACAAAGGAGCTTATGCTGATGTCGCCTTGGAGCGGGTATTAAGCAAAAATGACCTAGATCCAAGAAGTCGCGGTTTAGTAACCGAGCTTGTTTACGGTAGCGTCCGCCAAATGCGACTTCTTGATACTCTCATCGATCAATTAGCCAGTAAAAAAGCCGATAAACAACCCCCACTACTCCGCACAATTTTACATTTAGGCTTGTATCAACTGCGATATTTGAGCCATATTCCCCCCTCGGCGGCGGTGAATACTACGGTAGAATTAGCTAAAAAAAACGGACTTTCAGGACTTTCAGGCTTTGTAAATGGTGTATTGCGCCAATACCTCCGCATCGCCGAAACAGGAATCGATCCGCTTCAGTTGCCAGAAAATCCTACAGAACGACTAGGTATTCTGCACAGTTATCCAGATTGGATAATCGATGTTTGGTTAGAGCAATTTGGCTTCACCGCTACAGAGCAACTTTGTCAGTGGTTAAACCAACCACCAAAGCTAGATTTACGAGTAAATCCGCTCCTAAGTTCTATTGAAAAAGTTGAAACCGCCTTACAAGAAACGGGTATAGATGTAAGTCGCGTTCCTTATTTACCCCAAGCTTTAAGGATAAATGGAAGTACCGGAGCAATTCAAAACTTACCGGGTTTTAACGATGGTTGGTGGACGGTGCAGGATAGTAGCGCTCAATTAGTTAGCCATTTACTCGATCCTCAAAGCGGTGAATTTATCATCGATGCTTGTGCAGCACCAGGGGGAAAAACTACCCATATTGCCGAATTGATGGGAGATCAAGGGACAATTTGGGCGTGCGATCGCACAGCTTCCCGTTTGCGAAAACTCCAACAAAATACCAAGCGCCTGCAACTAAAATCAATTCAAATTCAAGTAGGGGATAGCCGCCATTTTGAGCAATTTATCGATAAATGCGATCGCCTATTACTAGATGTTCCTTGTTCTGGCTTAGGAACATTAAACCGCCACGCTGATGCACGTTGGCGACAAACTCCCCAAAGTATCCAAGAACTTTCATTACTGCAAGCCGAGTTAATTTCTCAAGGGGCGTTGTTTGTCAAACCAGGGGGCGTAATGGTTTACTCTACCTGCACCTTACACCCCCAAGAAAACGAAAACATAATTGCGAATTTTTTGGCTCAAAATACTAATTGGCAAATTGAACCCCCAGCACCCAATTCACCTTGTTTTACCTTTGCAAAACCCGCAGGTTGGATTAAAGTTTTACCATATCAAGATTTGATGGATGGCTTTTTTATGGTGCGATTGCGAAAAAGCCAGTAA
- a CDS encoding transglycosylase domain-containing protein, which translates to MSKLIPWLKDRTNKISDSAPREEVRTEKLTLVERIKNLPKLVYAKIPKDKPLYRYYWFWLILVATGGTVAWTVFWLAIERSLPEATELYTFVRDDTLTIKAGDGGILQQRGPATREQLKLSQIPKPLIQAFIASEDRRFYNHHGVDYQGIVRAFVNNMRSRNLGEGGSTITQQLARILFLNQERTLVRKFREISLSQKIEQKLTKEEILERYLNLVYLGSGAYGVADASWVYFSKPANKLTLAEMATIAGLAPAPSLYSPVVNPTAARRRRDLVLQRMQEDGVITPQIAKTATSTPTALKPSLPKRLQVEAPYFTTYIQQELPKYISPELIEAGGLTVETTLNPQWQKAAETAVKNTVAQNGRWQHFEEASLVSIDPRNGEIKAMVGGKDFKVNQFNRVTQAQRQPGSTFKGFVYAAAIASGMSPYKSYIDAPYIVEGYEPLNYDRSYRGWMTASSALISSINTIAVKVLIDVGFEPTIKLAHSMGIKSELKPTYSLALGSNEVNLLELTSAYGTLATQGKHIETHGIRRILNRSGEVIYSSKYQSKQVLDPGSAAIMTWMLKSVVQSGTGRAAQLHRPVAGKTGTSDEARDLWFIGYIPQVVTGVWLGNDNNSPTWGSSSTAAYTWHQFMAQAVEKMPIVAFPSRPKLEGRKGSIKAQKLKPKRVISRRIRSKRLNENREQNNLQAIPESNRQRRRNRRYEKQNPETTVPRNRNYRSDPTNNASPRRLRKPPESTPPKERSQPKVRIRSIPQNTPTKTPPQTPTRSWRERLRPVESPRYNKSPVAPAPNPTPGFGSDG; encoded by the coding sequence GTGTCCAAATTAATCCCCTGGCTCAAAGATCGAACAAATAAGATTAGTGACTCTGCGCCAAGGGAAGAAGTCCGCACCGAAAAACTAACTTTGGTAGAGAGAATCAAAAATTTACCAAAGCTCGTTTATGCCAAAATTCCCAAGGATAAACCTCTATATCGTTACTATTGGTTTTGGCTGATACTTGTAGCTACTGGTGGAACTGTTGCTTGGACAGTCTTTTGGTTGGCGATTGAACGCAGTTTGCCTGAAGCGACCGAACTATACACTTTTGTCCGCGATGATACCTTAACTATAAAGGCTGGCGATGGTGGTATCTTGCAACAACGGGGTCCAGCGACAAGAGAACAGTTAAAACTTAGCCAAATACCTAAGCCACTGATACAAGCTTTTATTGCTTCCGAAGATCGCCGCTTTTACAATCATCACGGGGTAGATTATCAAGGCATTGTTAGAGCCTTTGTAAATAATATGCGATCGCGTAATTTGGGCGAAGGTGGTAGCACCATTACCCAACAGTTGGCGCGAATTTTGTTTCTCAATCAAGAACGCACGTTGGTCCGTAAATTTAGAGAAATAAGCTTATCCCAAAAAATCGAGCAAAAACTCACCAAAGAGGAAATTTTAGAGCGTTACTTAAATTTGGTGTATTTGGGATCAGGTGCTTACGGTGTTGCCGATGCTTCTTGGGTGTATTTTAGTAAACCTGCAAATAAATTAACCCTAGCAGAAATGGCAACTATTGCTGGGTTAGCTCCCGCACCTAGCCTTTATTCCCCAGTTGTCAACCCAACGGCGGCGAGACGGCGACGGGATTTAGTATTGCAAAGAATGCAGGAAGATGGAGTAATCACGCCGCAAATTGCCAAAACCGCCACAAGTACGCCCACGGCGCTTAAACCAAGTTTGCCCAAAAGACTGCAAGTAGAAGCACCTTACTTTACTACTTATATTCAGCAAGAATTACCTAAATATATTTCCCCAGAACTTATAGAAGCTGGCGGATTGACCGTTGAAACTACTTTAAACCCCCAGTGGCAAAAAGCCGCAGAAACGGCGGTAAAAAACACGGTAGCTCAAAATGGACGTTGGCAGCACTTTGAGGAAGCTTCCTTAGTTAGTATTGACCCCCGCAATGGCGAAATTAAAGCAATGGTGGGAGGTAAGGATTTTAAGGTCAATCAGTTTAATCGTGTAACTCAGGCTCAACGCCAGCCAGGCTCTACTTTTAAGGGCTTTGTCTATGCCGCCGCGATCGCTTCTGGAATGTCTCCCTACAAATCTTACATCGACGCACCTTATATAGTGGAAGGCTACGAACCCTTAAACTACGATCGCAGTTACCGAGGTTGGATGACTGCAAGTAGCGCCCTAATTTCATCTATTAATACTATTGCTGTCAAAGTTTTAATTGATGTCGGTTTTGAACCCACAATCAAACTTGCTCACAGTATGGGTATCAAATCCGAGCTTAAACCTACCTATTCTCTAGCTTTAGGCTCTAATGAAGTAAATTTACTCGAACTAACTAGCGCTTACGGTACTTTGGCAACCCAGGGAAAGCATATTGAAACCCACGGGATTCGCCGCATTCTCAATCGTAGTGGCGAGGTGATTTATAGCTCAAAATACCAGTCTAAACAGGTGCTAGACCCCGGTAGCGCCGCAATTATGACTTGGATGCTCAAAAGCGTTGTGCAGTCGGGTACAGGTCGCGCAGCGCAGTTGCATCGCCCAGTGGCTGGGAAAACGGGGACTTCCGACGAAGCCCGCGATTTATGGTTTATTGGCTACATTCCCCAAGTAGTAACGGGGGTATGGTTGGGTAATGATAATAATTCTCCTACCTGGGGTAGCAGTAGTACGGCGGCTTACACTTGGCATCAATTTATGGCTCAAGCTGTGGAAAAAATGCCTATAGTCGCATTTCCCTCAAGACCAAAGTTAGAAGGACGCAAAGGGAGCATCAAGGCGCAGAAACTTAAACCCAAACGCGTAATTTCTAGACGCATTCGTTCTAAACGTCTAAACGAGAACAGAGAGCAAAATAATTTACAAGCAATTCCTGAATCTAATCGGCAACGAAGACGCAATCGGCGTTACGAGAAGCAAAATCCAGAAACTACAGTACCACGCAATCGTAATTATAGAAGCGACCCAACTAATAACGCCTCCCCCAGACGACTACGCAAGCCCCCTGAATCCACACCACCAAAAGAGCGATCGCAACCTAAAGTCAGGATTAGGTCTATTCCTCAAAATACCCCAACCAAAACTCCTCCCCAAACACCAACTAGGTCTTGGCGAGAGCGGCTTAGACCTGTGGAAAGCCCTCGCTACAACAAGTCTCCTGTAGCACCCGCTCCTAACCCTACTCCGGGCTTTGGTAGCGATGGTTAA
- a CDS encoding cryptochrome/photolyase family protein → MSDLILFWHRRDLRLSDNTGLAIAREHSQKVVGVFCLDPNILERDDVAPVRVTYMMGCLQHLQQRYTEVGSELLIIKGNPTQAIPALAEILNARGVFWNWDVEPYSQTRDRAVIDALQAKGIEFIEKNWDQLLHSPEDIRTGSNTPYTVYSPFWRNWLSKPKAEPVAALKDLTGLTAAEKNLAIKAGVIALPTAKDLGFNWENELVIAPGETAATQKLEEFTYLAINEYKEQRNFPAVNGTSQLSAALKFGVIGIRTVWAATKEALENSRSDETNTSIVGWQQELAWREFYQHAMYNFPELETGAYREVFKNFPYDNNEKYFQAWCEGKTGYPIVDAAMRQMNELGWMHNRCRMIVASFLTKDLIINPQLGEKYFYQHLIDGDLSANNGGWQWSASSGMDPKPIRIFNPASQAQKFDPEGDYIREWLPELRSVDTEFLISGNIPADECDALGYPLPIVDHKLQQRLFKELYKQQTN, encoded by the coding sequence ATGTCTGACTTAATTTTATTTTGGCATCGCCGCGACTTGCGCCTTAGTGATAATACGGGACTTGCGATCGCACGGGAGCATAGTCAAAAGGTAGTAGGGGTATTTTGCCTCGATCCCAACATTTTAGAACGGGATGATGTTGCGCCCGTGCGCGTTACTTATATGATGGGCTGTTTGCAGCACTTACAACAGCGTTACACCGAAGTAGGTAGCGAGTTATTGATTATTAAAGGCAATCCCACACAAGCAATACCCGCTTTAGCAGAGATTTTAAACGCTCGTGGGGTGTTTTGGAACTGGGATGTTGAACCTTATTCGCAAACGCGCGATCGCGCAGTAATTGACGCACTGCAAGCAAAAGGTATCGAATTTATCGAAAAAAACTGGGATCAACTGCTCCATTCTCCTGAAGATATCCGCACGGGTTCTAATACGCCCTACACCGTCTACAGCCCCTTTTGGCGCAATTGGCTAAGTAAACCCAAAGCCGAACCTGTAGCCGCTTTAAAAGACCTTACAGGACTGACAGCCGCCGAAAAAAATCTTGCTATTAAGGCAGGAGTTATAGCTTTACCTACTGCTAAAGATTTAGGCTTTAATTGGGAAAATGAATTAGTAATTGCCCCAGGAGAAACCGCCGCCACCCAAAAGCTAGAAGAATTTACTTATCTAGCAATTAACGAATACAAAGAGCAACGCAATTTTCCGGCAGTAAATGGTACATCTCAACTGAGCGCAGCGCTAAAGTTTGGTGTAATTGGGATTCGTACAGTATGGGCAGCAACTAAGGAGGCGTTAGAAAATAGCCGCAGCGATGAAACGAACACTAGCATTGTTGGTTGGCAACAAGAACTAGCCTGGCGAGAATTTTATCAACACGCTATGTACAATTTCCCAGAATTAGAAACCGGGGCGTATCGAGAAGTTTTTAAAAATTTTCCCTACGACAATAACGAAAAATATTTTCAAGCTTGGTGTGAGGGGAAAACAGGCTACCCAATTGTAGATGCGGCGATGCGACAAATGAACGAACTCGGTTGGATGCACAATCGCTGTCGGATGATTGTAGCTAGTTTTCTAACAAAAGACTTAATAATTAATCCCCAATTAGGGGAAAAATACTTTTATCAACATTTAATAGATGGCGATCTTTCAGCCAATAACGGCGGCTGGCAATGGAGCGCTTCTAGTGGTATGGATCCTAAACCAATTAGAATATTTAACCCCGCAAGTCAAGCGCAAAAATTTGACCCCGAAGGTGACTATATTAGAGAATGGCTACCGGAATTAAGGTCTGTAGATACAGAATTTTTGATTAGTGGTAATATTCCCGCCGACGAATGCGACGCGCTGGGTTATCCATTGCCAATTGTCGATCATAAGCTTCAGCAGCGTTTATTTAAAGAGTTGTATAAACAGCAAACAAATTAA
- the purD gene encoding phosphoribosylamine--glycine ligase, giving the protein MKVLVVGNGGREHAIALKLLQSSQVKQVFCAPGNGGTATLTRCQNLPISVDDFKGIGQFCQDNNIDLVVVGPEIPLAMGITDYLQNLGIKVFGPTRAGAQIEASKAWAKALMAESGIPTAKAAVFTDAAAAKGYVNSGSIPIVIKADGLAAGKGVIVASTVEAAHRAIDSIFEGQFGSAGKFVLVEECLVGQEVSVLALTDGIVIRPLLPAQDHKRIGDGDTGDNTGGMGAYAPAPLVTPELMAKIEVEVLQSAIATLRKRNIDYRGVLYAGLMVSPEGKFKVLEFNCRFGDPETQAILPLLETPLEDLLLACVEKRLGEMPPIAWKSGAACCVVASASGYPGDYRKGEAISGIKSAEGLTNTYVFQAGTKQLNTQIVTDGGRVLGVTGIGENFAQAIARAYAGISGIHFEGMHYRRDIGYRVQK; this is encoded by the coding sequence GTGAAGGTTTTAGTTGTTGGTAATGGTGGTAGAGAACACGCGATCGCATTAAAGCTACTGCAATCGAGCCAAGTTAAACAAGTTTTCTGCGCTCCTGGCAATGGCGGTACGGCAACTTTAACACGCTGTCAAAACTTGCCAATAAGTGTAGATGACTTTAAGGGAATAGGTCAATTTTGCCAAGATAATAATATTGATTTAGTTGTCGTGGGGCCGGAAATACCTTTAGCAATGGGTATTACCGACTACTTACAAAATTTAGGAATTAAAGTTTTTGGGCCAACTCGTGCTGGCGCTCAAATTGAAGCTAGTAAGGCGTGGGCAAAAGCATTAATGGCAGAATCGGGCATTCCCACCGCCAAAGCTGCTGTATTTACCGATGCCGCCGCCGCCAAGGGCTATGTAAATTCTGGATCTATACCGATTGTGATTAAAGCTGATGGTTTAGCGGCAGGGAAGGGCGTTATTGTTGCATCCACTGTTGAGGCAGCCCATAGAGCAATTGATAGTATCTTTGAGGGACAGTTTGGCAGCGCGGGTAAATTTGTCCTCGTAGAAGAATGTTTGGTAGGGCAGGAAGTCTCGGTATTGGCTTTAACCGATGGGATCGTGATTCGCCCTTTATTACCCGCCCAAGACCATAAACGCATCGGTGACGGTGATACGGGAGATAATACCGGCGGCATGGGAGCTTATGCACCTGCGCCTTTAGTTACTCCCGAATTGATGGCAAAAATAGAAGTAGAGGTATTGCAAAGTGCGATCGCAACACTCCGCAAACGCAACATAGACTATCGAGGCGTACTTTATGCTGGCTTAATGGTGTCACCAGAGGGCAAATTTAAAGTTTTGGAATTTAACTGTCGATTTGGCGATCCTGAAACCCAAGCAATTTTACCTTTACTCGAAACACCTCTAGAAGACTTGTTACTTGCTTGCGTAGAAAAAAGATTAGGGGAAATGCCACCTATTGCTTGGAAATCTGGCGCAGCTTGTTGTGTAGTTGCTTCTGCTTCTGGTTATCCGGGAGATTATCGCAAAGGCGAAGCAATTTCTGGGATCAAAAGCGCTGAAGGTTTAACAAATACCTATGTATTCCAAGCTGGTACAAAGCAGTTAAACACGCAAATAGTTACTGATGGCGGTAGAGTTTTGGGAGTAACAGGAATTGGCGAAAATTTTGCCCAAGCTATTGCTCGTGCTTATGCTGGAATTAGCGGCATCCATTTTGAAGGGATGCACTATCGACGCGATATTGGCTATCGGGTGCAAAAATAA
- the ldpA gene encoding circadian clock protein LdpA — MTNSYYPLRSLEQGNWLKLICGASFQHLPSVRNLTLAYALAGVDCIDVSADGAVIAAAQAALQVARSMQSTAQKRGYGIKQLPWLMVSLNASEDPHFRKAAFDPLACPPECPRPCEPICPAQAIVFNSLEDDFSGVLEPNCYGCGRCLPICPSQLIKTNSYVVPKEDFAPLVLSQGVDAVEIHTQVGQYTEFANLWTSVKPWVSKLKLVAISCPDGEGLIDYLWSIYKLISPLESALIWQTDGRPMSGDIGDGTTIAAVKLAQKVLAAKLPGYVQLAGGTNSYTVPKLQKLGMLGSNLKGGRICGVAYGSYARVLLSPILERLEQLQNKTNELSTVGLEQEPQLLWEAVNMAQTLVSQLKPIAC; from the coding sequence GTGACTAATTCGTACTACCCCTTACGCTCTCTAGAACAAGGTAACTGGCTCAAGCTGATTTGCGGAGCTAGTTTTCAACATCTACCCTCCGTAAGAAATTTAACTTTAGCTTATGCGCTTGCGGGTGTAGATTGTATTGATGTCTCCGCCGATGGAGCAGTAATCGCCGCCGCCCAAGCAGCGCTACAAGTAGCTCGTTCAATGCAAAGCACAGCGCAAAAACGGGGCTATGGGATTAAACAGTTACCCTGGTTAATGGTAAGTTTGAATGCTTCTGAAGATCCGCATTTTCGTAAAGCTGCTTTTGACCCCTTAGCTTGTCCTCCAGAGTGTCCGCGTCCTTGCGAACCAATTTGTCCAGCGCAAGCAATTGTATTTAACAGCTTGGAGGATGATTTTTCAGGGGTATTAGAGCCTAATTGTTATGGCTGCGGGCGATGTTTACCAATTTGTCCCAGTCAATTAATTAAGACCAATTCTTATGTAGTCCCAAAAGAAGACTTCGCACCATTAGTATTATCTCAAGGAGTCGATGCGGTCGAAATTCATACCCAAGTAGGTCAGTATACAGAATTTGCTAATTTGTGGACTAGCGTCAAGCCTTGGGTAAGTAAGTTGAAATTAGTAGCAATTAGCTGTCCCGACGGGGAAGGGTTAATTGACTATTTATGGAGTATCTACAAACTAATTTCACCATTAGAAAGTGCTTTAATTTGGCAAACCGACGGGCGACCCATGAGCGGCGATATTGGTGATGGTACGACGATTGCGGCGGTAAAACTAGCCCAAAAAGTTCTAGCAGCTAAGTTACCCGGCTACGTGCAGTTAGCCGGAGGGACTAATAGCTACACTGTACCTAAGTTGCAAAAACTAGGGATGTTAGGCAGTAATTTAAAAGGGGGTCGCATTTGCGGGGTTGCTTATGGTAGTTATGCCCGTGTGTTGTTATCGCCAATTTTAGAACGATTAGAACAATTACAAAATAAAACTAATGAATTATCAACTGTTGGCCTAGAACAAGAACCCCAATTACTTTGGGAAGCTGTAAACATGGCTCAAACTTTAGTTTCTCAGCTTAAACCGATTGCTTGCTAA
- a CDS encoding NUDIX hydrolase has translation MAIGNEPPQLLKQHLQYRGRKFDFEVNRLRLPNQSEGEWECIRHPGGALAVPVTPEGKLVLVKQYRFAVQGRLLEFPAGTVELNESPAETIRREIEEETGYRAHKWQKLGEFFLAPGYSDEIIYAFLAQELELLEKPLSQDDDEDIETVLLTPQELEQAILEGEPVDAKSISSFFLAKPFLT, from the coding sequence ATGGCAATCGGCAACGAACCCCCCCAACTATTAAAGCAACACCTGCAATACCGAGGGCGCAAATTTGATTTTGAAGTCAATCGTCTGCGTTTACCCAACCAATCGGAAGGCGAATGGGAATGTATTAGGCATCCTGGAGGTGCTTTAGCCGTGCCAGTAACTCCCGAAGGTAAACTTGTTTTAGTCAAACAATATCGTTTTGCAGTCCAAGGTAGATTGTTAGAATTTCCGGCGGGTACGGTGGAACTAAACGAATCTCCCGCCGAGACAATCCGCCGTGAAATTGAGGAAGAAACAGGATATCGCGCTCATAAATGGCAAAAACTGGGTGAATTTTTCCTAGCGCCGGGTTACTCCGATGAGATTATTTATGCTTTTCTCGCTCAAGAGTTGGAACTTTTAGAGAAACCGCTATCTCAAGACGATGACGAAGATATAGAGACAGTTTTGCTCACTCCTCAAGAATTAGAACAAGCTATTTTAGAAGGTGAGCCAGTAGATGCTAAATCGATTTCTAGCTTTTTCTTAGCCAAACCGTTTTTAACTTAA